The Archocentrus centrarchus isolate MPI-CPG fArcCen1 chromosome 24, fArcCen1, whole genome shotgun sequence DNA segment atttttctttcattagGACATTAAAAAACAGCATGGATTATCTTGCTGAAGAAAATCTGCAAgttttataaagttttatttcctGCTGAGCATTATATTTTAAACAGTGATAGAAAAAAATAGGACATAAAGAGCCTATTGTCTGAACCAGGGCACTGCTGCCCTTTTTGTTCTCATCACTCTGGTTCAGcgcctgcagctgcagctctgcaggaaaagctcattattattttattttatcttatttttaaataacaggCCGGTTCTTGTCATTTCAGCTTTTATAAAGCGACAATGGTTCGGGAGCATCATCCGATAACTGCGTGCTGCCTGATCCTGGCGGTGTCTGCGATGGCAGCCGACCATCAGGGTGAGTTTGTTCTTTAATTAATTGAGAGAACCTTCACATCCTGTTAGATCTGATCCTAATTACACATCAGTGTGTCTCCAATGGTTTAAATTAGTGCAGGATAGTCCATTAAAGTCCTCCAGAGGTGATCTGTAAACCACCATCCTGTCAGTTTGTGTAAGACTCAGCTGAGCAGACCTATCTCCTATAATCTACATAAATCCATCGATCCCATTAATTGATACTCAAATACAGAGACGATAGGTGTGATCTGAAAAACTAACTAACTAATCGACAGTTAAATCAAAGCTTCACCTTCTGGCTCAGCTCTCTCCACCGGAGCAGTCTGCTACATCACTGCTGCACCAACCTATCTCAGACTGCTCCTTCTCGTCGTCCATGAAACACATCCAGAGATGCATGATGCAGATGTCATGAGATAAACTCTCACATCCGGCTTTCAGGAATATCTGGACTGAAATTAGTCGGTCTCTGATTCATAAAACGTCACCTGGTCCACATGTACTCTTCTAAAAGCACAAACCTGTTCTTATCTCCCCCTGCTCCCTAATGAGTGAGGCTAGTTTTATTTAGCATGTTTGTCATCATTCAAACTATTCAAACTGTCGTCCTTTGGCAGCTGGGACGGGCTTCAGCACAGCCCGCgactctgaattggataagctgaaggaggtggatggttggatggatgttTCTGCTCCTGTGGACCAGAGGAGCATCACAGCTGAACCAGGAGAGACGGTCACACTCCCATGCAGAGTTCCTCTCCCAGTCAAAGTTTTACAGTGGCACAGAAGTAACAGGACTGAATATGTCCTCAGCTTTCGCGATGAGCAGTTTGATCCAGAAGACCAAGATCCAACTTTTGTCAACCGGGTGGATCTGAAGGACAGAAAGATGACAGATGGAGACGCATCTTTGATTATCAAGAATATAACAACCAGTGATGCAGGAGTATATGAGTGCAGAGCCATTCGGAGCACTGCAAACCGCAGGAGGAGAGAAATTCCAGTCATCGGGATCGTCCACCTGGATATCACTCGCTCCGGTGAGTTTGTAGACTTGTGGAtgagagttgaagatgtttccTGACTGTGAAATGTCTCAGATAAAATAGATGTGCGTTATAAAGATACTGCAGATGGAACTTTATAAAAGATGATGTCTAACAGAAGCTTGACTGTACACCTGTTTTTGCAGACAACAAACCTGAAGATGAGAAGATGGAAAGCAAGGGTGGACTGAAAGTGGGTGTTTCTGTTGTAGTTGGGATGGTCATCTTTGTTGCTGGAATAGCTGGAATTTGGATCTATAAAAGATGCACATCCCCTTCTCTTTGTTCTCAAGACACAGTGTAGAACAttacacagttttaaaaaagtaaatgaattcTGCTCTTCAGTCATGACCCATCTGAACGTGGGAGGGGAGGGAACGAGGATGGATGTGTTGGACTGGAGACTGAATGctgcctctgtgtgtctgttggcTTCACTCTAAGCCTACACAGGAAGGACGACCAGTGCTGAGGTTATGGGACTCACTTCTTTCTGTGAAGGACGTACAAGCTGGAGAAAAGAAATGTGGATGAGGCACTGACAATTTCAGTTTCAATCAGAATCAATTTACTGTCATTACATGTCACACATGTaatgaaaagaacaaacaaatcgAACAAACGGGAGATAAATGTCTGTGGCCTTGCAGCCATGAGGCGCTGCCGCTTTACAAAGATAAGAGGGGAAACAAGCAAACAATAGGAtaggtgaggagaaaaaaaaatcatctcatatttTGCCCCATAATGGGGCACAGTATGAGGTtaaaaaacctctgcatagtaGTGTAGACGCACATAAACAGCATGGGGAGCGctagggggagggggaggggctGTGGCCAGCAGAGACGAGTGAGCCAGGGTACTGTGGAGGCAAGCCGGCTTCCTCAGATAGCAGTTTATGATAAAGTTTATGATAAAGTTCATGAtaagacgggggggggggggggggggagcatctgcagcaagatggcTACAGCATGGAAAGCTCCATCCGCAAAGCTTCCTGCAGGAGCTGTAATGGTCCTGCCATTGCACTGGTTGGTAGTAGCACAGTTGTGCAGACCCGCGTTTACATGTTGTAGCTGTCTGTTACCGCCTGAACTGTTAGAAAAAACAAGCAGTAACGTGGTGAAACTAAAGGACCGGTTTACTATCTGTTCAATAAATTAGACTGAGACTAGTCGAGTCATAAAGAAACCagaaaacataatttaaaaactgtcatCACATTCTTTGATAACTTGAAAGTATTAACTGTTTCTGTGCACGAGGTTGCACAACCTCACAGTGCGACAGTTCCTACTCCTGGTCCGGCCATCTGTTCAACCAGTCAGCGCTCGAGCTTGTTTCCACGTCCTCTGGGTTGGTACATTTGATAGTCCTGCCTGAGAGTTACGTAAACAGACCAAAGGGAGACCAAAAATCTGGCTTGAGgaaaatgaaatattatttGTGATGTTCAAACTGACTTTTAGTTTGAAATATAAACAGTTACTTCCTGTAACTTGTAATCTGATATGAAATCGAATTAcctgctttctttctctcattgaactttgtttttgctgcttctgTCATCAGTGCTTTGAACCTTTTTAAGGCACACATTGAAGTTTCAACATGAACATTACTGAAAGATATTACAACCTATTTACTTTatgactttcatttttattttgtctcaaAAATCAAGTAACCATATATTTTTCATGATGAACTTCTTCCATGGGGGAACAAAAAGTACCGACCCCGGGGCTCCTCACCCAGGGTACATCTGAGCAGCAACCGAAAAATTCGTGCTCTGAACTCAAAACTCAGAACGatattcatcatctttttttttttttttgaaaactttGCAGTAATGAAAAAACTCCATTAGAAAAATGGGGGGGGTTGTCAATAAAAGCAAGGCAAGGATTAACAAAGAGGGCTCACTACGCTCCAGAGGAAATCTGGATGGAGTCATCGAGAAGACAAAGACAGCAGGTCGGCTCAGCTGGGTGTGGTCTGCAAACCTGTGCCGGGGGAAAGCTGAGTGACTAAACCACAAACTTCTGAAGATCCTCACCAGATCAGATCTGGAAAAGTGTGCAGATGTTATACTGGGCAACAGACCAGCGTGCTCAAGCAACATGAGGCCAGAGGTGTCTGCCAGGCTCAGAGCAGAGGTCACCCTGACAGTGATCGACTGAGAGGTAAATACTGTTTAACTGAAGACTCTCCAACACTGGCACGCTCATCTGAAGACAGACAAGCAGCTCACGTTAGTTTCTCCTAAAGCAGAGGTGTCAGATTCACTTTCATTTAGAGACAGACGTGTAGCTTATTGACAGGCTTTAATTTAACTGCCCCGTTTACTCGTCTGCAGTTTTCTCCACATAACGACCTGAAACAGACAGCAAAAAGGTGCTTAGGGATCAACAGCTCAGTCACAGATCACAGATCTACAGAAAGGCAGCCAGCTCACACCCACATGCTCACAAGCCTGGAAATAACAATCAGCACGAGGTGATTGGAGCAGATGCATCCTGATGTTAGAGGAAAATCAGGAATCTTTCATTCGGTTCTTGCTTTGTGGTAAATTTCATTCAGCTGTAGCACACGGTCCTCCCGCTGCAAAAATTAGACTTCAAACTTTCAAAtgaagaatgtaaaacaatgagGAGGCTGGCTCACAGGTTTGGGGTTTGACTCTCGTGCCCTAAAGCCTGTTTCTTGCTAGCCTTCTCCTCTTGGTTGGGTAAACTTGTTACCCTGCTGATGTTGCAcactcaataaataaatactgcagatTTCTTAAAGTGTTCTGTTTATGATTTTGTGTTTTAGATCATCACTCGGAGCCCCTGCAAAGAGCCGTCTGCATGGGGCTTCCCCGTCCTTCCCGACCTCACAGACGCAGCCAAAGGTGAGTGAGCTGTTCATCATGCTGTATCTTTAAACATGAACATGTATGATAAAGTAATTTTTTCAGGGATGGACACAACTAGACTATTAGCTGTTCAAACATTGCAGCCCAGAAATATAACTCACTTAAACTGCTCTGACTGCAACAAGACTTTGGGTCCTATAAaagtttgacctctgacctctgcaaacactgaattcatgggctcagtcactcattttgggtcatactgaataaaggGCAAAGTCCATTTGGTAAATTTTGCCCGTTCTAAGAGTCAGAGTCAGTTTTTATCTATTTTAAACACGTGATCTCCTT contains these protein-coding regions:
- the LOC115774928 gene encoding uncharacterized protein LOC115774928, encoding MVREHHPITACCLILAVSAMAADHQAGTGFSTARDSELDKLKEVDGWMDVSAPVDQRSITAEPGETVTLPCRVPLPVKVLQWHRSNRTEYVLSFRDEQFDPEDQDPTFVNRVDLKDRKMTDGDASLIIKNITTSDAGVYECRAIRSTANRRRREIPVIGIVHLDITRSDNKPEDEKMESKGGLKVGVSVVVGMVIFVAGIAGIWIYKRCTSPSLCSQDTV